From Bacillus sp. FSL K6-3431, the proteins below share one genomic window:
- a CDS encoding globin domain-containing protein, whose product MVEKRATPYDAIGAEKLSALVEAFYSRVGKHPDLRPIFPDDLSDVARKQKQFLTQYLGGPQLYTEEHGHPMMRARHLPHEVTPHRAKAWLICMSQAMDEVGLDGMLREQFFTKLTLTAKHMVNTPNETQGDAT is encoded by the coding sequence ATGGTAGAGAAACGTGCGACGCCGTATGACGCAATTGGGGCAGAAAAACTTTCCGCTCTCGTGGAAGCATTTTATTCCAGAGTTGGAAAACATCCTGACTTAAGACCTATTTTCCCTGATGATTTATCAGATGTTGCTAGAAAGCAAAAGCAATTTTTAACACAGTATTTAGGTGGCCCCCAACTTTATACGGAGGAACACGGTCATCCGATGATGCGTGCACGTCATTTGCCGCACGAAGTTACACCACATCGTGCCAAAGCATGGCTTATATGTATGAGTCAAGCGATGGATGAAGTTGGTCTGGACGGCATGCTTAGAGAACAGTTCTTTACGAAACTTACATTAACCGCTAAGCATATGGTGAATACACCTAACGAAACACAGGGTGATGCGACGTGA
- a CDS encoding ClpXP adapter SpxH family protein, with product MEQYNCNLQNQLQVNNRPLEIYLFFDPFCTECWSLTPLIKKLQLEYGDYFTLKYVLCGQLAALNNKRRFDFANYPRLKKTSEKSTIPLQVSSGFDQDTLTPHLAAISIKAAELQGKRAGTRFITRLQELFFVENADITDINIILQCAQYVELDMDEFISDIYSASAAKAFQCDLKISSEMEITEMPSLVFFNENIEDEGLKVTGLYSYRIYVQILSELLEGYPSPSEIPSLEIFLTKNPIIAVNDLALIYDKPVKQMEQQMKKLQLQQKVKKIRAKNGIFWKYIAHSI from the coding sequence ATGGAACAATATAATTGTAATTTGCAGAATCAGCTTCAAGTAAATAACCGACCGTTAGAAATTTATCTATTCTTTGATCCTTTTTGTACAGAATGCTGGTCACTTACACCATTAATTAAAAAGTTACAGCTTGAATATGGGGATTATTTTACACTTAAATATGTATTATGTGGCCAGCTCGCTGCATTAAATAATAAAAGGCGTTTTGATTTCGCAAATTATCCGCGATTGAAAAAAACGTCAGAAAAAAGTACAATTCCACTCCAAGTCTCATCTGGGTTCGATCAAGATACGTTAACGCCTCATTTAGCAGCAATTAGTATCAAAGCAGCAGAACTACAGGGAAAACGAGCAGGAACGAGATTTATAACCAGACTGCAAGAACTTTTTTTCGTAGAAAATGCTGATATTACTGATATTAACATCATCCTACAATGTGCTCAATATGTGGAACTTGATATGGATGAGTTTATAAGTGATATATATTCAGCTAGTGCGGCGAAAGCTTTTCAATGTGATTTAAAGATTTCCTCTGAAATGGAAATAACCGAAATGCCTTCCTTAGTGTTTTTTAATGAAAATATCGAGGATGAAGGTTTAAAAGTTACTGGTCTATATTCATACAGAATATATGTGCAAATTTTATCAGAATTGCTAGAAGGTTATCCAAGTCCATCAGAAATTCCTTCTTTAGAGATATTTTTAACAAAAAATCCAATTATTGCTGTTAATGATCTTGCACTTATATACGATAAGCCTGTAAAGCAGATGGAGCAACAAATGAAAAAACTACAGCTACAACAAAAGGTTAAGAAAATCCGCGCCAAAAACGGTATATTTTGGAAATACATTGCACATTCAATATAG
- the pepF gene encoding oligoendopeptidase F, with translation MTNETTVKTLPARSTISEDLTWKLEDIFPTDELWEKEYEGLKASLTEAAKFRGKIHESAKALLDVLEYQSKVSERMGKLYTYAHMRYDQDTGNAHYQGLNARAESLYTQVASAFSYVVPEILAMEESEIAIFLAENKELQLYRQALEEINLQRGHVLSAEQEAMLAEASEVLSASSTTFGMLNNADMEFPIIKDENGEEVQISHGNYIRFLESTDRGVREEAFKKVYETYGKFSNTLSSTLSGAVKKDNFYAKTRNYSSAREAALASNNIPETVYDTLVETVNKNLHLLQRYIKLRKEVLQLDQLHMYDLFTPLVPDVKMEISYDEAKEIMVKGLAPLGEEYIQTIKEGFDNRWVDVVENKGKRSGAYSSGTYGTNPYILMNWQDNVNNLFTLAHEFGHSVHSYYTRKAQPYPYGNYSIFVAEVASTCNEALLSDYLLKETEDKQKRLYLINNYLEGFRGTVFRQTMFAEFEHLIHQKAQNGEALTADMLTKEYYALNKKYFGEEDIQIDEEIGREWSRIPHFYYNYYVYQYATGFSAAAALSKQILEEGEPAVERYLEFLKAGSSDYPIEVLKKAGVDMTTAEPIEAACKVFEEKLNEMESLLSE, from the coding sequence ATGACAAATGAAACTACTGTAAAAACACTTCCGGCACGATCAACGATATCCGAAGATTTAACATGGAAGCTGGAAGATATTTTTCCTACAGATGAATTATGGGAAAAAGAATATGAAGGGCTAAAAGCAAGTTTAACAGAAGCAGCTAAATTTAGAGGGAAAATACACGAAAGCGCTAAAGCATTACTGGACGTATTGGAATATCAATCGAAGGTATCGGAACGAATGGGTAAGCTTTATACATATGCACATATGCGCTATGATCAAGATACTGGGAATGCTCATTACCAAGGGCTAAATGCGCGAGCTGAAAGTTTATATACGCAAGTTGCGAGTGCATTTTCTTATGTAGTTCCTGAAATATTAGCTATGGAGGAAAGTGAAATAGCTATATTTTTAGCTGAAAATAAAGAATTACAGCTTTATCGTCAAGCATTAGAGGAGATTAATCTTCAGCGTGGCCATGTTCTTTCAGCGGAACAAGAAGCGATGCTTGCTGAAGCATCAGAGGTTTTAAGTGCTTCTAGTACAACCTTTGGTATGTTGAACAACGCAGACATGGAATTTCCTATAATTAAAGATGAGAATGGTGAAGAAGTTCAGATTTCACATGGGAATTATATTCGTTTTTTAGAAAGTACTGATCGCGGTGTGCGTGAAGAAGCTTTTAAAAAGGTATATGAAACATATGGGAAATTTAGCAACACGCTTTCCAGTACACTTAGTGGAGCTGTAAAAAAAGATAACTTTTATGCAAAAACTAGAAACTACTCGTCTGCAAGAGAAGCTGCTTTGGCATCGAATAATATTCCCGAAACAGTTTATGATACGCTTGTAGAAACGGTTAATAAAAACTTGCATTTATTGCAACGTTATATAAAATTACGTAAAGAAGTATTACAACTGGATCAGCTTCACATGTATGATTTGTTTACACCGTTAGTTCCAGATGTAAAAATGGAAATTTCTTACGATGAAGCAAAAGAAATAATGGTCAAAGGTTTGGCACCGTTAGGAGAAGAATATATCCAGACAATTAAAGAAGGCTTCGATAATCGTTGGGTGGATGTTGTAGAAAACAAAGGAAAGCGGAGCGGTGCGTATTCTTCAGGAACGTACGGAACAAATCCGTATATTTTAATGAACTGGCAGGATAACGTGAATAATCTTTTTACGCTGGCACATGAATTTGGCCATAGTGTTCATAGTTATTACACTAGGAAGGCCCAACCATATCCATATGGGAACTATTCTATTTTCGTAGCAGAAGTAGCTTCAACATGTAATGAAGCGCTTTTGAGTGATTATCTATTGAAAGAAACAGAGGATAAACAAAAGCGATTATATTTAATTAATAATTATTTAGAAGGCTTTAGAGGTACCGTATTTAGACAAACAATGTTTGCTGAGTTTGAACATTTAATACATCAAAAAGCACAGAATGGTGAGGCACTGACAGCAGATATGCTGACGAAAGAATATTATGCATTGAATAAGAAATACTTTGGTGAGGAAGATATTCAGATCGATGAAGAAATTGGTCGAGAGTGGTCGAGAATCCCTCATTTTTACTATAATTATTATGTATATCAATATGCTACTGGCTTCAGTGCAGCTGCAGCACTTTCTAAACAAATACTTGAAGAGGGTGAACCGGCAGTGGAACGTTATTTGGAGTTCCTTAAAGCCGGAAGTTCTGATTATCCTATTGAAGTATTGAAAAAAGCAGGTGTAGATATGACAACTGCGGAACCGATAGAAGCAGCTTGTAAAGTGTTTGAAGAAAAATTAAATGAAATGGAAAGCTTGCTATCCGAGTAG
- a CDS encoding competence protein CoiA: protein MLTALNENGDLISLSDNPEEKQMISQCQNKTFYCPQCKEQLIIKAGEIRMIHFSHKKNSKCISSFSEPESDQHLKGKKQLHHFFLLKGLETHLEYYLKELQQRPDILVKYNTQRYAIEFQCSTISRKVLSSRTNGYISKGITPVWILGGLPYHKKNGSVYELSDFHFTLASTRKGIGLSLFSYNPQKKMVYMLVGIIPLTTRKVFATLYSLPLNKLTLPFPIKLKPKPLSHLHWLKEKNQWIANKVRFGSLISDPFLKEVYTAQENPFLLPAICGIPIEFMEHFLSHPCEWQFFIYQDCIKKLKAGQIISLKYVYQKMRNRINRGDVLIRKFPLDITNNCNWEAAIAQFFLYLTELEYFYQIGEDIFKLRKQLYRPKTNEEAVELEKEMYRRLASSKT, encoded by the coding sequence TTGTTGACTGCTTTAAATGAAAATGGTGATCTAATTTCTCTTTCTGACAATCCAGAAGAAAAACAGATGATTTCACAGTGTCAAAATAAAACCTTCTATTGCCCCCAATGTAAGGAACAGCTAATTATTAAAGCTGGTGAGATTCGTATGATTCATTTTTCCCACAAAAAAAACTCCAAGTGCATTTCATCCTTCTCAGAGCCTGAAAGTGATCAACACTTAAAAGGAAAAAAACAGCTCCATCACTTTTTTTTACTTAAAGGATTAGAAACACATCTCGAATATTATCTAAAGGAACTCCAACAACGACCAGACATACTTGTAAAGTATAATACACAAAGATATGCGATTGAATTTCAATGTTCAACGATTTCTCGAAAAGTATTGAGTTCTCGTACAAACGGATATATATCGAAAGGCATCACACCGGTCTGGATTTTAGGGGGGCTGCCATATCATAAAAAAAATGGATCAGTATATGAATTATCAGACTTTCACTTTACTTTGGCATCTACCAGAAAAGGTATAGGTCTTTCGTTATTTAGCTATAACCCACAAAAAAAAATGGTGTACATGCTCGTTGGCATCATTCCTCTTACAACAAGAAAAGTATTTGCAACATTATACTCCCTCCCATTAAATAAACTCACATTGCCTTTCCCGATAAAACTCAAACCTAAACCGTTAAGTCACTTACATTGGTTAAAAGAAAAAAATCAATGGATCGCAAATAAGGTTAGATTTGGTAGTCTAATAAGTGATCCTTTTTTAAAAGAAGTATACACAGCGCAAGAGAATCCTTTTCTACTACCTGCTATTTGTGGGATTCCAATTGAATTTATGGAGCATTTTCTTTCACACCCATGCGAATGGCAATTTTTCATCTATCAAGATTGTATAAAGAAATTAAAAGCTGGACAGATTATTTCATTGAAATACGTTTATCAAAAGATGCGTAATAGAATCAATCGAGGAGATGTGTTAATTAGAAAGTTTCCTCTAGATATAACTAATAATTGTAATTGGGAAGCTGCTATTGCTCAATTTTTTCTGTATTTAACGGAATTAGAATACTTTTATCAAATTGGAGAAGACATATTCAAACTGCGAAAACAATTGTATAGACCAAAAACAAATGAGGAAGCAGTTGAATTAGAAAAAGAAATGTATCGCAGACTGGCTAGTAGTAAAACATAG
- the mecA gene encoding adaptor protein MecA — protein MEIERINENTVKFYISYIDIEERGFDREEIWYNRERGEELFWEMIDEVHQEDDFVTEGPLWIQIQALDKGLEILVTKAQVSKDGSKLELPISDEKLKDLPMDEKMEEFLDQNFQIKNHYDTTVTQFEFVLSFNDFEDILELAKMQDIKNVETKLYSYENNYYIYVKFSEDLYDEDKMEDALSLLMEYGFESNYTVHRLEEYGKEIIGEDIFAEIEKYF, from the coding sequence ATGGAAATTGAAAGAATAAATGAAAATACAGTAAAATTTTATATTTCCTATATAGATATTGAAGAAAGAGGTTTCGACCGTGAAGAGATTTGGTACAATCGGGAGCGCGGCGAAGAGTTATTTTGGGAAATGATAGATGAAGTACATCAAGAAGATGATTTTGTTACTGAAGGACCTTTATGGATCCAAATTCAAGCATTAGATAAAGGGTTAGAAATCCTTGTGACAAAAGCTCAAGTATCTAAAGATGGAAGTAAATTAGAGCTTCCCATTTCTGATGAGAAATTAAAGGATTTACCAATGGATGAAAAAATGGAAGAATTTCTTGATCAAAATTTCCAAATCAAGAATCATTATGATACAACAGTTACTCAATTTGAATTCGTTCTATCCTTTAATGACTTTGAGGACATTTTAGAGCTTGCAAAAATGCAAGATATTAAAAATGTTGAAACGAAATTGTATTCTTACGAAAATAATTACTATATTTATGTTAAATTTTCCGAAGATTTATATGATGAGGATAAAATGGAAGATGCTTTGAGCCTCCTAATGGAGTACGGATTTGAAAGCAACTACACCGTTCATCGGTTGGAGGAATACGGAAAAGAGATAATAGGTGAAGATATTTTCGCTGAGATCGAAAAATACTTTTAA
- the spxA gene encoding transcriptional regulator SpxA, with the protein MVTLYTSPSCTSCRKARTWLEEQNIPYKERNIFSEPLSLEEIKEILRMTEDGTDEIISTRSKIFQKLNIDLESLPLQQLFDLIQKNPGLLRRPIIMDEKRLQVGYNEDEIRRFLPRKVRTYQLREAQKMVN; encoded by the coding sequence ATGGTAACATTGTACACTTCACCTAGTTGCACATCATGCCGGAAAGCTAGAACTTGGCTTGAGGAACAAAATATTCCATACAAAGAAAGAAATATTTTCTCGGAACCATTGAGTTTAGAAGAAATAAAAGAAATTTTACGAATGACAGAGGATGGTACGGATGAAATTATCTCTACTCGTTCGAAAATTTTTCAAAAACTAAATATTGATTTAGAATCATTACCGCTTCAACAATTGTTTGATCTTATTCAAAAAAATCCTGGATTGCTTCGAAGACCGATTATTATGGACGAAAAGCGACTGCAGGTAGGTTATAATGAAGATGAAATTAGACGATTCTTACCAAGAAAAGTAAGAACGTATCAACTGCGTGAAGCTCAAAAAATGGTGAATTAA
- a CDS encoding putative glycoside hydrolase, with translation MNWKKVLAVFGITAAIIWQLPSGTSAEKALDKENFPEMRKIAVKVNEKPIQSPRFAYDSGLKFDYPDAVRGIYVTGHSAGGSRFNDLVKLIDKTDLNAMVIDIKDDWGNVTYELPKDSPYANIGKNYIKDPRAILEVMEEKQIYPIGRIVVFKDSELPKEKPELSFLDGKKVWVNGRGESFVNPFLKEVWDHNVGIAIEAAKLGFQEIQFDYVRFPEGFETRDDQLVYDMGEYKDMDEDNVQKRVHAVTDFVAYAREKLKPYGVKVSVDIFGYAATIPEAPGIGQNFSKISENVDVISSMIYPSHWTSYFGIAKPDLEPYKLVKEYAKVENKLLDKLENKPLSRPWLQDFTASYLGSGNYLVYGTTEVEAQIRALNEEGITEYLLWNAANKYSPNVNYKTGKN, from the coding sequence TTGAACTGGAAAAAAGTACTTGCAGTTTTTGGAATTACCGCTGCAATAATCTGGCAGTTGCCGTCTGGAACATCTGCTGAAAAGGCATTAGATAAAGAGAATTTTCCCGAAATGAGGAAAATTGCAGTAAAAGTAAATGAAAAACCGATTCAATCACCTCGTTTTGCATATGACTCTGGTTTGAAATTTGACTATCCTGATGCTGTTCGCGGTATTTATGTTACTGGTCATTCCGCAGGTGGAAGTCGTTTTAATGATTTAGTTAAATTAATAGACAAAACAGACTTAAATGCAATGGTTATTGATATTAAAGATGACTGGGGAAATGTTACATATGAGCTTCCAAAGGATTCCCCTTATGCAAATATCGGTAAAAATTACATAAAAGATCCTCGTGCAATATTAGAGGTAATGGAAGAAAAACAAATTTATCCAATTGGTAGAATAGTAGTGTTTAAGGATTCCGAACTGCCGAAAGAAAAACCGGAATTATCATTTTTAGATGGCAAAAAAGTGTGGGTGAATGGCAGAGGAGAATCCTTTGTAAACCCATTTTTAAAAGAAGTATGGGATCATAATGTTGGCATCGCAATCGAAGCTGCCAAGCTTGGTTTTCAAGAGATACAATTTGACTATGTTCGGTTTCCTGAGGGTTTCGAAACTCGTGATGATCAATTAGTTTATGATATGGGCGAGTATAAAGATATGGATGAAGATAATGTGCAGAAGCGGGTACATGCTGTAACCGATTTTGTTGCGTATGCACGTGAAAAACTAAAACCATATGGTGTAAAAGTTTCTGTTGACATATTTGGATATGCTGCAACAATACCTGAGGCACCTGGAATTGGACAAAACTTCTCTAAAATATCTGAAAATGTGGATGTTATTTCATCTATGATTTATCCTAGCCATTGGACATCCTATTTTGGAATAGCAAAACCAGATTTAGAGCCTTATAAACTTGTTAAAGAATATGCCAAAGTGGAAAATAAATTACTTGATAAACTAGAAAATAAACCACTTTCGCGGCCATGGCTACAAGATTTTACAGCTTCTTATTTGGGAAGTGGAAATTATTTAGTTTACGGAACAACAGAAGTGGAAGCGCAGATCCGCGCTTTGAATGAGGAAGGGATCACAGAATATCTACTTTGGAATGCAGCTAATAAATATTCACCAAATGTAAACTATAAAACCGGCAAAAATTAA
- the trpS gene encoding tryptophan--tRNA ligase: MKTIFSGIQPSGVITLGNYVGAIKQFVELQNDYDCYFCVVDQHAITVPQDRLELRKNIRTLAALYIAAGLDHEKSTLFIQSEVPAHAQAGWMLQCIAYIGELERMTQFKDKSTGKDAVSAGLLTYPPLMAADILLYGSDLVPVGEDQKQHLELTRDLAERFNNKYNDIFTIPEVRIPKIGARIMSLQEPTKKMSKSDANQRAFITLLDEPKQIEKKIKSAVTDSEGIVKFDRVNKPGVSNLLSIYSILGNKTVEELEVYYDGKGYGDFKADLAEVVVNALTPIQERCKNLLESKELDDILDQGAEKAAFKANKMLKKMENAMGLGRKRR; encoded by the coding sequence ATGAAAACAATTTTTTCTGGGATCCAACCCAGCGGTGTTATTACATTAGGGAATTATGTAGGAGCAATTAAACAATTTGTAGAATTACAAAATGATTATGATTGTTATTTTTGTGTTGTCGATCAACATGCTATTACAGTGCCTCAGGATCGACTTGAACTGAGGAAAAATATTCGAACTTTAGCTGCACTATATATCGCTGCAGGACTTGATCATGAAAAATCTACCTTGTTCATTCAATCAGAGGTGCCAGCACACGCACAAGCCGGTTGGATGCTACAATGCATTGCATATATTGGGGAATTAGAAAGAATGACACAATTTAAAGATAAGTCTACAGGAAAAGATGCTGTTTCCGCTGGCTTATTGACATATCCTCCATTAATGGCAGCTGATATCCTATTGTATGGCTCAGATTTGGTTCCAGTTGGCGAAGATCAGAAACAACATCTAGAGTTAACACGAGATCTAGCTGAAAGGTTCAATAATAAATATAACGATATATTCACTATCCCAGAGGTAAGAATACCCAAAATAGGCGCAAGGATCATGTCATTACAAGAACCGACAAAAAAAATGAGCAAATCGGATGCAAATCAACGTGCTTTCATTACGTTGCTTGATGAGCCGAAGCAAATTGAAAAGAAAATTAAAAGCGCTGTTACAGACTCCGAAGGTATCGTAAAATTTGATCGCGTAAATAAGCCTGGTGTTTCCAATTTACTATCTATTTATTCTATTCTAGGTAATAAAACAGTTGAGGAACTTGAAGTTTATTATGATGGTAAAGGATATGGGGATTTTAAAGCCGACTTGGCTGAAGTGGTCGTAAATGCTTTAACGCCTATCCAAGAACGCTGCAAAAACTTACTTGAATCAAAAGAACTTGATGATATTCTTGATCAAGGAGCAGAAAAGGCAGCATTTAAAGCTAATAAAATGCTTAAAAAGATGGAAAATGCAATGGGGCTTGGACGCAAAAGACGGTAA
- a CDS encoding YjbA family protein, translating to MLYLHDVWVNWFEGEENGYNVCQFHEWRRGEDAIELLDQVPLLLVEPILFHYIENNLSEIPRDLLTDIYNKAYLRKNHERVQLEYCFVITDGSGILAVDTIGYSIPIRKSRLIPRQEQIVYEMTEKNKPNVYKFKEDDAKKDHHILSPEPELMYGLTRKERQLKNLLFMALDQLYISKNAPAVRYWYTEWNPNKYTEIQTLEFEVVWNRLYEETKNGWTKKHNTLCERLVKGQPFFEKLWDIECDPKVN from the coding sequence ATGCTATATCTTCATGATGTATGGGTGAATTGGTTTGAAGGCGAAGAAAATGGTTATAATGTTTGTCAATTTCATGAATGGCGTAGGGGCGAAGATGCAATAGAGCTTCTTGATCAAGTTCCGCTTTTATTAGTTGAGCCAATCCTTTTCCATTACATCGAAAATAATTTGTCTGAAATACCACGTGATTTACTAACGGATATTTACAATAAAGCGTATTTAAGAAAAAATCATGAACGTGTACAGTTGGAATATTGTTTTGTGATTACAGATGGAAGTGGTATTTTGGCAGTTGATACAATTGGGTATTCGATTCCAATTAGGAAAAGCAGATTAATTCCCCGTCAGGAACAAATTGTTTACGAAATGACAGAAAAGAATAAGCCGAATGTGTATAAATTTAAAGAAGACGATGCCAAAAAAGATCACCATATCCTTTCCCCGGAGCCAGAGCTAATGTACGGCTTGACAAGGAAAGAGCGCCAACTAAAAAATCTTTTATTTATGGCGCTAGATCAGCTATATATTTCAAAAAACGCTCCTGCCGTTCGGTATTGGTATACAGAATGGAACCCGAATAAATATACGGAAATACAGACGTTGGAATTTGAAGTGGTGTGGAATCGCCTATATGAAGAAACGAAAAATGGCTGGACTAAAAAACATAACACATTATGCGAACGTCTTGTAAAAGGACAGCCATTCTTTGAAAAACTATGGGATATCGAATGCGACCCAAAAGTAAACTAA
- a CDS encoding DUF2268 domain-containing protein, with amino-acid sequence MAVIATNEWLEKDIANPSKMCHSAMPAVEDSEDFYNYLKGFGMYQSVDKAQLTYEKLQEQNVWSKMDSYYQLYRTKWKGPKVDIYIFPLNEDSSYFKQLGRAGVAMDKKIFLFVSPIDDEKYWESLFIHEYHHAARMIRMKQNHEDYTLLDSLVFEGLAEQTVLLYCGDKYTMGWEKKYSDRILQYYWERYYRPNLEMKKKDPFHDDLLYGRRGIPQMLGYALGDRLMKGFVDNNKLTVTKSLHISSTDLLNNNRFLE; translated from the coding sequence ATGGCAGTAATCGCTACCAATGAATGGCTAGAGAAGGATATTGCAAATCCTTCTAAAATGTGTCATAGCGCTATGCCAGCTGTAGAGGATAGCGAAGACTTTTACAATTACTTAAAAGGTTTTGGTATGTACCAATCAGTGGATAAAGCTCAGTTAACATATGAAAAATTACAGGAGCAAAATGTTTGGAGCAAAATGGACTCTTATTATCAGTTATATCGAACGAAATGGAAAGGACCCAAAGTAGATATTTATATATTTCCGTTAAACGAAGACAGTTCATATTTCAAGCAATTAGGACGTGCGGGTGTTGCAATGGATAAAAAAATTTTTTTGTTTGTATCTCCAATTGACGATGAAAAGTATTGGGAGTCACTTTTTATCCATGAATATCACCATGCAGCGAGAATGATTCGTATGAAACAAAATCATGAAGACTATACACTACTTGACTCTCTCGTATTTGAAGGGTTAGCAGAACAAACAGTTTTACTTTATTGTGGTGATAAATACACTATGGGCTGGGAAAAAAAATATTCCGATCGAATATTGCAATATTATTGGGAACGTTATTATCGACCAAATCTAGAAATGAAGAAAAAAGATCCCTTTCATGATGATCTTCTTTATGGAAGAAGGGGCATTCCGCAAATGTTAGGGTATGCATTAGGTGACAGGTTAATGAAAGGATTTGTTGATAATAACAAGCTAACGGTCACCAAATCACTTCACATTTCGTCAACTGATTTACTAAATAACAACAGATTTTTGGAGTAA
- the fabF gene encoding beta-ketoacyl-ACP synthase II, giving the protein MKKRVVVTGIGAVSPLGNDAETTWENVLAGKSGIGPMTRLDPDQYSAKVAAEIKDFDIEKYVEKKEARKMDRFTHYAIAAALMAVEDAKLKIDDSNANRVGVWVGSGIGGMETFENQFETFQKRGYRRVSPFFVPMMIPDMAAGQVSIYLGAKGVNSCTVTACATGTNSIGDAFKVIQRGDAEAMIAGGAEAPITKMAVAGFCANTALSTNPDPNTASRPFDLNRDGFVIGEGAGIVVLEELEHAVQRGAKIYAEIVGYGSTGDAHHITAPAPGGEGGARAMKIAIEDGGLTPEDIDYINAHGTSTPYNDKYETMAIKEVFGSHAYKLAVSSTKSMTGHLLGAAGGVEAIFSVLSIKEGIIPPTMNYETPDPDCDLDYVVNEARKMEVNAVLSNSLGFGGHNATIAFKKYE; this is encoded by the coding sequence ATGAAAAAAAGAGTAGTAGTAACAGGGATAGGTGCTGTGTCGCCACTTGGCAATGACGCGGAAACAACATGGGAAAATGTATTAGCTGGAAAATCAGGTATTGGTCCAATGACGAGATTGGATCCGGATCAATATTCCGCAAAAGTTGCTGCTGAGATAAAAGATTTCGATATCGAAAAATATGTCGAAAAAAAAGAAGCGAGAAAAATGGATAGGTTTACGCATTATGCCATTGCGGCAGCACTAATGGCAGTAGAAGATGCAAAGCTGAAGATTGATGATAGCAATGCAAATAGAGTTGGGGTTTGGGTTGGATCTGGAATCGGTGGAATGGAGACATTCGAAAATCAATTTGAAACTTTTCAAAAACGTGGGTATCGCCGTGTAAGTCCATTCTTTGTTCCAATGATGATACCTGATATGGCTGCAGGCCAAGTTTCAATTTATCTAGGTGCCAAAGGAGTTAACTCTTGTACTGTTACAGCGTGTGCAACAGGTACAAACTCGATTGGTGATGCATTCAAAGTAATTCAGCGTGGTGATGCGGAAGCGATGATTGCTGGTGGAGCTGAGGCACCAATTACAAAAATGGCAGTAGCTGGCTTCTGTGCTAATACGGCTTTATCGACTAACCCTGACCCTAACACGGCAAGCAGACCTTTTGATTTAAATCGTGATGGCTTCGTTATCGGAGAAGGCGCTGGTATTGTCGTATTAGAAGAGCTAGAACATGCAGTTCAGCGTGGCGCGAAGATTTATGCAGAAATAGTTGGCTATGGCTCAACGGGAGATGCCCATCATATTACTGCACCTGCACCAGGCGGAGAAGGTGGAGCACGTGCAATGAAAATTGCGATCGAAGATGGTGGACTTACACCTGAAGATATCGATTATATTAATGCTCATGGTACAAGCACACCTTATAATGATAAATATGAAACAATGGCAATTAAAGAAGTATTCGGTAGTCATGCGTATAAACTTGCAGTAAGTTCGACTAAATCTATGACTGGTCATCTTCTAGGAGCTGCTGGCGGTGTGGAAGCAATCTTTTCAGTCCTATCTATTAAAGAAGGGATCATACCACCAACAATGAATTATGAAACACCTGATCCAGATTGTGATTTAGATTATGTAGTAAATGAAGCGAGGAAAATGGAAGTCAATGCGGTGCTTAGTAACTCGCTTGGTTTCGGTGGTCATAATGCTACTATTGCTTTCAAAAAATATGAGTAG